One Arthrobacter sp. StoSoilB20 DNA segment encodes these proteins:
- the ispG gene encoding flavodoxin-dependent (E)-4-hydroxy-3-methylbut-2-enyl-diphosphate synthase, with translation MTSVSLGMPAAPPPVLAPRRKTRQIKVGSVGVGSDSPISVQSMTTTPTTDINATLQQIAELTASGCDIVRVACPSADDAEALPIIARKSQIPVIADIHFQPKYVFAAIEAGCAAVRVNPGNIRKFDDQVKEIAAAARDHGTSIRIGVNAGSLEPGIMKKYGKATPEALVESAVWEASLFEEHGFHDFKISVKHNDPVIMVAAYEMLAEKGDWPLHLGVTEAGPAFQGTIKSATAFGALLSRGIGDTIRVSLSAPPVEEIKVGNQILQSLNLRPRKLEIVSCPSCGRAQVDVYTLAEQVTAGLEGMEIPLRVAVMGCVVNGPGEAREADLGVASGNGKGQIFVKGEVIKTVPESEIVETLIEEAMRIAEEMGEADGEDAVKGSPVVSVS, from the coding sequence GTGACCTCGGTCAGCCTGGGAATGCCAGCAGCCCCACCCCCCGTCCTTGCCCCACGTCGTAAGACACGGCAGATCAAGGTTGGGTCCGTCGGAGTTGGTTCTGACTCACCCATCAGTGTTCAGTCCATGACCACCACGCCCACCACGGACATCAATGCCACCCTTCAGCAGATTGCCGAACTGACGGCATCAGGGTGCGATATTGTGCGCGTGGCGTGCCCTTCGGCGGATGATGCTGAGGCGCTGCCCATCATCGCCCGGAAGTCCCAGATCCCCGTGATCGCGGACATCCACTTCCAGCCGAAGTACGTCTTTGCCGCCATTGAGGCCGGATGTGCTGCTGTTCGGGTGAACCCGGGCAACATCCGCAAGTTCGATGACCAGGTCAAGGAAATTGCGGCAGCAGCCCGGGACCACGGCACCTCCATCCGTATTGGCGTCAACGCCGGCTCCCTGGAGCCGGGCATCATGAAGAAGTACGGCAAGGCAACGCCGGAAGCGCTGGTGGAGTCCGCTGTCTGGGAAGCTTCCTTGTTCGAAGAGCACGGTTTCCACGACTTCAAGATCTCCGTCAAGCACAATGACCCCGTCATCATGGTGGCTGCCTACGAAATGCTCGCTGAGAAGGGCGACTGGCCCTTGCACCTCGGCGTGACCGAGGCCGGGCCGGCGTTCCAGGGAACCATTAAGTCCGCAACGGCTTTCGGTGCCCTCCTGTCCCGGGGGATCGGTGACACTATTCGTGTTTCCCTGTCGGCGCCGCCGGTGGAGGAGATCAAGGTGGGCAACCAGATCCTGCAGTCGCTCAACCTCCGCCCCCGCAAGCTGGAAATTGTCTCCTGCCCGTCCTGTGGCCGTGCGCAGGTTGATGTGTACACGCTGGCGGAACAGGTGACGGCCGGACTGGAAGGCATGGAGATTCCGCTCCGCGTGGCCGTCATGGGCTGTGTCGTCAATGGGCCCGGTGAGGCCCGTGAAGCAGACCTCGGTGTGGCCTCCGGAAACGGCAAGGGCCAGATTTTCGTGAAGGGTGAAGTCATTAAGACTGTGCCTGAGAGCGAAATTGTTGAGACACTGATCGAAGAGGCCATGCGCATCGCCGAAGAGATGGGGGAGGCCGATGGCGAAGATGCTGTCAAGGGTAGCCCCGTGGTTAGCGTCTCGTAA
- a CDS encoding site-2 protease family protein, which produces MSPVLLFILGVVFVAIGVAVSIALHEVGHLVPAKLFKVRVTKYMIGFGPTLWSRKKGETEYGFKALPLGGYVSMIGMYPPNKVDGAVRPSSTGMFQTLATEARSMAHEEVGPADENRVFYKLPVWKKVIVMLGGPAMNMIIGLILLAVLLMGFGTAQATTTIADVSKCQVAAGETVDPDSADCKPTPAAAAGLQPNDTITSFDGKTVTSWDELTGWIRASAGREVAITVQRNGSPVQTTVTPVLSSRPVVGPDGRQAQDANGVLQYQEVGFLGIGAQSALVPQPASAVLPMAGENIKQISGVIFNLPARVVGVAKAAFSEEPRDPNGPISVVGVGRVAGEVAAMEQVPMQARIGTLVGLLAGLNFALAIFNLIPLLPLDGGHVAGALYEGARRQVARLRGKPDPGSFDIAKLLPLTYVVAALLMAMGALLIYADIVKPVNIFG; this is translated from the coding sequence ATGAGTCCCGTTCTTCTCTTCATTCTCGGAGTCGTCTTCGTCGCCATAGGCGTCGCCGTTTCCATTGCGCTCCACGAGGTAGGCCACCTCGTACCGGCGAAGCTCTTCAAAGTGCGCGTCACCAAGTACATGATCGGCTTCGGCCCCACCCTGTGGTCCAGGAAAAAAGGGGAGACGGAATACGGCTTCAAAGCGCTTCCGCTGGGCGGATATGTCTCCATGATCGGCATGTACCCGCCAAACAAGGTGGACGGCGCCGTCCGTCCTTCAAGCACGGGAATGTTCCAGACACTGGCCACCGAAGCGCGTTCCATGGCGCACGAGGAAGTTGGTCCGGCGGACGAAAACCGGGTTTTCTACAAGCTTCCGGTGTGGAAAAAGGTCATCGTCATGCTTGGTGGCCCCGCCATGAACATGATCATCGGCTTGATCCTGCTGGCCGTGCTGCTCATGGGCTTCGGGACAGCCCAAGCAACCACCACCATTGCCGATGTTTCCAAATGCCAGGTCGCGGCGGGCGAAACGGTTGACCCGGACTCTGCGGACTGCAAACCCACACCGGCCGCAGCTGCGGGACTTCAACCGAACGACACCATCACTTCCTTTGACGGAAAAACCGTCACCAGTTGGGATGAGCTGACCGGCTGGATCCGTGCCTCGGCGGGCAGGGAGGTGGCCATCACCGTCCAACGCAACGGCTCACCCGTCCAGACCACCGTGACCCCGGTGCTTTCCTCCCGTCCGGTCGTTGGACCTGACGGTCGCCAGGCGCAGGACGCCAATGGAGTTTTGCAGTACCAGGAAGTCGGCTTCCTCGGCATCGGAGCCCAAAGCGCCCTGGTGCCGCAACCGGCGTCGGCCGTTCTTCCCATGGCGGGGGAGAACATCAAACAAATTTCCGGTGTGATCTTCAACCTGCCGGCCCGGGTTGTCGGGGTAGCAAAGGCTGCCTTCAGTGAGGAGCCCAGGGACCCCAACGGACCCATCAGCGTGGTAGGCGTTGGCCGCGTGGCAGGGGAAGTTGCGGCCATGGAGCAAGTTCCGATGCAGGCACGCATTGGTACCTTGGTCGGGTTGCTTGCTGGGCTCAACTTCGCGTTGGCCATCTTCAACCTCATCCCGTTGCTTCCCCTTGACGGCGGCCATGTAGCCGGGGCGTTGTATGAAGGTGCACGGCGCCAGGTCGCCAGGTTGAGGGGCAAGCCGGATCCAGGCTCATTCGACATCGCGAAACTGTTGCCGTTGACCTACGTCGTAGCCGCTCTGCTGATGGCCATGGGCGCGCTGCTGATCTACGCGGACATCGTGAAGCCCGTGAATATCTTTGGCTAG
- a CDS encoding ABC transporter ATP-binding protein, which produces MPPLTTAITASGLHVSRGRTAILHGLDFSVDSGRITGLLGPSGSGKTTLMRAIVGVQKTTRGTLSVLGLPAGSPALRHDVGYVTQGASVYADLSVEANVRYFGAMHNATAADAAGAIAAVGLTSLARRKAADLSGGQFSRVSLACALVAHPRLLILDEPTVGLDPVLRAELWERFAGMAASGTTLVVSSHVMEEASHCSSLLLLREGLLLAQLTPAELAERGHNSDLERAFLTIIKAADRGQEESPVAS; this is translated from the coding sequence ATGCCGCCGCTTACGACAGCCATCACTGCCAGTGGCCTCCACGTCTCGCGTGGGCGGACCGCCATTCTCCACGGCCTCGACTTCTCGGTCGATTCCGGACGGATCACGGGCCTGCTCGGCCCTTCCGGCAGCGGCAAAACCACCCTGATGCGGGCCATCGTCGGTGTGCAAAAGACGACGCGCGGTACCCTGTCGGTCCTCGGGCTGCCTGCCGGCAGTCCCGCGCTCAGGCACGACGTCGGATACGTCACCCAGGGTGCCAGCGTCTATGCGGACCTGAGCGTCGAAGCCAATGTCCGGTACTTCGGTGCCATGCACAACGCAACAGCGGCGGATGCTGCCGGGGCGATTGCCGCCGTCGGACTCACATCCCTGGCGCGGCGCAAGGCCGCGGACCTCTCGGGCGGGCAGTTCAGCCGCGTATCCCTTGCCTGCGCACTGGTGGCACATCCCCGGCTGTTGATCCTGGACGAGCCCACGGTGGGCCTTGATCCCGTATTGCGGGCCGAACTTTGGGAGCGCTTCGCGGGAATGGCGGCCTCCGGTACAACGTTGGTCGTCTCCAGCCATGTCATGGAAGAAGCCTCACATTGCTCCTCACTGCTCCTGCTGCGCGAGGGCTTGCTCCTGGCCCAACTCACTCCCGCTGAACTGGCTGAACGCGGCCACAACAGCGATCTGGAACGGGCATTCCTGACCATCATCAAAGCCGCTGACCGCGGCCAGGAAGAAAGTCCGGTGGCCTCATGA
- a CDS encoding TetR family transcriptional regulator has product MNLPQARRGRRSAGDHSREGILAAARKLFAEQGFDGTSLRQVAREASVDPAMVHHFFGGKDELFAACVEFPADPAEVLADVETMDPAARAEAIARAVLRLWESPAQHGLVAFVRGTIGSTSKTALLRGMVERTILSRIMAGMPGPSAELRLRGNLVATQVVGLMLVRYVIRLEPLASADPEDVVRLVAPTLQRYLTGPLDSPTRLCGGGDG; this is encoded by the coding sequence ATGAACCTGCCCCAAGCACGGCGGGGGCGCCGAAGTGCCGGCGACCACTCGAGGGAGGGCATCCTTGCTGCGGCGCGGAAGTTGTTCGCCGAGCAAGGATTCGATGGGACCAGCCTCCGTCAGGTGGCCCGTGAAGCATCGGTTGACCCGGCCATGGTGCACCACTTTTTCGGCGGTAAGGACGAGCTTTTTGCCGCCTGCGTAGAATTTCCCGCCGACCCGGCCGAGGTGCTGGCCGACGTCGAAACCATGGACCCTGCGGCGAGGGCCGAGGCAATTGCCAGGGCGGTGCTCCGGCTGTGGGAAAGCCCCGCGCAGCACGGATTGGTCGCTTTCGTCCGTGGAACCATCGGCTCGACGTCGAAGACCGCATTGCTGCGCGGAATGGTGGAGCGGACAATATTGTCGCGCATCATGGCCGGCATGCCGGGACCGTCCGCGGAATTGCGGCTGCGGGGGAATCTGGTGGCCACGCAGGTTGTGGGGCTCATGCTGGTCCGTTACGTAATACGGCTCGAACCCTTGGCCTCCGCCGATCCCGAGGACGTGGTGCGCTTGGTGGCACCCACCCTCCAGCGCTACCTCACCGGTCCCTTGGACTCCCCCACAAGGCTATGCGGAGGTGGGGACGGCTGA
- a CDS encoding DUF4081 domain-containing GNAT family N-acetyltransferase, whose amino-acid sequence MLSRVAPWLASRNENGLGVRVLGNADTLALRALASEDVVANVFILAHLDSTGTAAPTSGGASIFGVFDDQTLLGACWAGANLVPVQLDPALAGYAATAAHQTGRRYASIFGPADTVLALYSRFEQLGHSAHEIRACQPLLTMSGRPMIGANPDLAFGTMEDFDRILPACAAMFEEEVGYSPFLGGQEFYSRRVAGLIRQGHSLVHIDAHGTVVFKAELGAVTADVTQVQGVWMNPELRGHGQSAGYMAAVVNLSKTFAPVTSLYVNDYNAKARATYERVGFEQVGTFATVLF is encoded by the coding sequence ATGCTGTCAAGGGTAGCCCCGTGGTTAGCGTCTCGTAACGAGAACGGCTTGGGAGTCAGGGTGCTCGGCAATGCCGACACCCTGGCTCTTCGCGCGCTGGCAAGCGAAGACGTAGTAGCCAACGTGTTCATCCTTGCCCATTTGGACAGCACGGGAACGGCTGCGCCCACCAGTGGGGGTGCCAGTATTTTTGGTGTGTTTGACGACCAAACGCTCTTGGGCGCCTGCTGGGCCGGAGCCAACCTGGTTCCCGTCCAGTTGGATCCCGCCCTGGCAGGTTATGCAGCGACCGCTGCCCACCAAACCGGTCGCCGGTACGCTTCCATTTTCGGCCCCGCAGACACCGTGCTCGCGCTTTATTCACGTTTCGAACAATTGGGCCACTCTGCCCACGAGATCCGTGCATGCCAGCCGCTCCTGACCATGTCGGGACGGCCCATGATCGGCGCCAATCCGGACCTGGCATTTGGCACCATGGAGGACTTCGACCGTATCCTGCCGGCGTGCGCCGCGATGTTCGAGGAAGAAGTTGGCTATTCTCCCTTCCTCGGTGGCCAGGAGTTCTACAGCAGGCGGGTTGCCGGATTGATCCGCCAAGGGCATTCCCTGGTGCACATTGATGCTCACGGAACTGTGGTCTTCAAAGCTGAACTCGGCGCCGTCACAGCCGATGTCACGCAGGTACAGGGTGTGTGGATGAATCCCGAATTACGTGGACACGGCCAGAGCGCCGGTTACATGGCCGCCGTCGTGAATCTTTCCAAGACTTTTGCCCCCGTGACGAGCCTGTACGTCAACGACTACAACGCCAAGGCCCGCGCCACCTATGAGCGGGTGGGCTTCGAGCAAGTGGGCACTTTCGCCACTGTCCTTTTCTGA
- a CDS encoding proline--tRNA ligase produces the protein MVLRLSQLFLRTLREDPVDAEVASHKLLVRAGYIRRAAPGIYTWLPLGLSVLRKVEEIIRQEMAAIGAQEVHFPALLPREPYEATNRWTEYGEGLFRLQDRKGADYLLAPTHEEMFTLLVKDLYSSYKDLPLSLYQIQNKYRDEARPRAGLLRGREFIMKDSYSFDIDDAGLDASYAAHRGAYLKIFARLGLEVIPVAATAGAMGGSKSEEFLFPTEIGEDTFVRSAGGYYANVEAVTTVVPEEIDFSNAPAAEVMDTPNTPTIDTLVEAANQLAPRSGSDAGAWTAADTLKNVVLAVTLPTGERQIVVIGVPGDRGVDLKRVEANIGSHLPVAGEIGLEAANEEDLKKLPWLVKGYIGPGLSLDEPVLGLEGTSKVLFLVDPRVVSGTSWITGANADGKHVFGLVAGRDFTWDGVIESTEVRAGDPAPDGSGPLETARGIEMGHIFQLGRKYAAALDLKVLDQNGKQQVVTMGSYGVGVTRAVAALAEANHDDRGLVWPRSVAPADVHVVAVGRGDEIFDAAEKLSAELEAAGLDVIFDDRPKVSPGVKFGDAELVGVPTILAVGRGLVDGVVEVKDRRSGEAENIAVDKAVDYVVNAVRNR, from the coding sequence GTGGTCCTTCGCCTTTCCCAGTTATTCCTGCGCACCCTGCGTGAAGATCCCGTTGACGCCGAGGTCGCCAGCCACAAGCTCCTGGTCCGTGCCGGCTACATCCGCCGCGCGGCTCCCGGCATTTACACGTGGCTGCCGCTGGGACTGAGCGTCCTGCGGAAGGTCGAAGAGATCATCCGCCAGGAAATGGCCGCCATTGGTGCCCAGGAGGTCCACTTCCCGGCCCTGCTGCCCCGTGAGCCCTACGAAGCCACCAACCGCTGGACCGAGTACGGCGAAGGCCTTTTCCGTCTCCAGGACCGCAAGGGCGCTGATTACCTCCTGGCCCCGACGCACGAGGAAATGTTCACCCTCCTGGTGAAGGACCTTTACTCCTCGTACAAGGATCTGCCGCTGAGCCTCTACCAGATCCAGAACAAGTACCGCGATGAAGCCCGCCCGCGGGCAGGACTCCTCCGCGGCCGCGAGTTCATCATGAAGGACTCCTACTCGTTCGACATCGACGACGCCGGCCTGGATGCAAGCTACGCCGCCCACCGCGGCGCGTACCTGAAGATCTTCGCCCGCCTCGGCCTGGAAGTCATCCCCGTAGCCGCCACCGCAGGCGCCATGGGTGGATCCAAGAGCGAAGAGTTCCTGTTCCCCACCGAGATCGGCGAGGACACGTTCGTGCGCTCTGCCGGTGGTTACTACGCCAACGTCGAGGCCGTGACCACCGTGGTTCCCGAGGAGATCGACTTCAGCAACGCTCCGGCCGCCGAAGTAATGGACACTCCGAACACGCCGACCATCGATACCTTGGTGGAGGCTGCCAACCAGTTGGCTCCCCGCAGCGGGTCCGACGCCGGCGCCTGGACTGCCGCCGACACGCTTAAGAACGTTGTCCTTGCCGTGACGCTTCCCACGGGTGAGCGCCAGATCGTAGTGATCGGCGTTCCCGGCGACCGCGGGGTGGACCTCAAGCGCGTGGAAGCCAACATTGGCTCCCACCTGCCCGTTGCCGGTGAAATCGGCCTCGAGGCTGCCAACGAAGAGGACCTCAAGAAGCTGCCGTGGCTGGTCAAGGGCTACATCGGCCCCGGACTGTCGCTGGACGAGCCCGTCCTTGGCCTGGAAGGTACCTCGAAGGTGTTGTTCCTGGTGGACCCCCGCGTGGTTTCCGGTACCAGCTGGATCACCGGTGCCAACGCTGATGGCAAGCACGTCTTCGGGCTTGTCGCCGGACGCGACTTCACCTGGGACGGCGTCATCGAGAGTACCGAAGTCCGTGCCGGTGACCCCGCCCCGGACGGATCCGGTCCGCTGGAGACCGCCCGCGGCATCGAAATGGGCCACATCTTCCAGCTTGGCCGCAAGTATGCCGCCGCGCTGGACTTGAAGGTGCTGGACCAGAACGGCAAGCAGCAGGTAGTCACCATGGGTTCCTACGGCGTCGGTGTCACCCGTGCCGTGGCCGCCTTGGCTGAAGCAAACCACGACGACCGGGGTCTGGTGTGGCCGCGCTCCGTGGCTCCGGCAGACGTCCATGTGGTGGCCGTGGGCCGTGGCGATGAGATCTTCGACGCCGCTGAAAAGCTCTCCGCCGAGCTCGAAGCGGCCGGCCTGGACGTCATTTTCGATGACCGCCCCAAGGTCTCTCCCGGCGTGAAGTTCGGCGACGCCGAACTCGTTGGCGTGCCCACCATCCTGGCCGTTGGCCGGGGACTGGTGGACGGCGTTGTGGAAGTCAAGGACCGCCGCAGCGGCGAAGCGGAGAACATCGCGGTGGACAAGGCCGTGGATTACGTGGTCAACGCCGTACGAAACCGGTGA
- a CDS encoding aminoglycoside phosphotransferase family protein gives MTLHAIIPIPGDLHARYNRDSAGRDWLASLPGLVAGALDRWNLSVDLAPGSEPWNGHGALVVPVLRDGVPLALKIAFPHDEAQVERHALALWDGHGAVDLVAADASSCSLLLERLDASGWLQDVPMDHARDAWSAVMRQLSIQPDERLEWRAFDHVAATAERWSDELPAEWERLDRPFPRWLLEAALEVCQTRGAVGRRSGTDVLVHTDLHFMNILAVPAENRASRGDYLAIDPQPQIGEAEFAVAPVLWNRIQDLPRTAPEAALRERCHDFSVAAGLDPEAARQWSVAREVENALGYASSPRHFGDLARSLWVASTLTGKTLGDLPKPHDLPDPGASAD, from the coding sequence GTGACCCTTCACGCGATCATTCCGATTCCGGGCGACCTCCACGCCCGGTACAACCGCGACTCCGCGGGGCGTGACTGGCTGGCCAGCCTTCCGGGGCTCGTTGCCGGCGCCTTGGACCGGTGGAATCTCTCAGTAGACCTCGCACCCGGCTCCGAACCCTGGAACGGCCATGGGGCCTTGGTAGTTCCGGTCCTTAGGGACGGCGTGCCGCTGGCCCTGAAGATCGCGTTCCCGCATGACGAGGCACAGGTGGAACGCCACGCCCTGGCGCTCTGGGATGGCCACGGCGCAGTGGACCTGGTGGCAGCAGATGCGTCCAGTTGCTCCCTGCTCCTTGAACGGCTGGACGCCTCCGGCTGGCTCCAGGACGTCCCCATGGACCACGCGCGGGACGCCTGGAGCGCGGTCATGAGACAACTCTCCATCCAACCCGACGAACGCCTTGAATGGCGGGCCTTTGACCATGTGGCCGCAACAGCCGAGCGGTGGAGCGATGAGCTGCCGGCGGAATGGGAACGCCTGGACCGTCCCTTCCCACGATGGCTCCTTGAAGCTGCCTTGGAAGTGTGCCAGACCCGCGGCGCCGTGGGTCGCCGCTCCGGCACGGATGTACTGGTCCACACTGATCTTCACTTCATGAATATCCTTGCTGTCCCCGCGGAAAACCGGGCATCGCGCGGCGATTACCTGGCCATAGATCCGCAGCCACAGATCGGCGAGGCCGAGTTCGCCGTCGCACCGGTTCTGTGGAACCGGATCCAGGACCTTCCCCGCACCGCCCCGGAAGCGGCTTTGAGGGAGCGCTGCCACGACTTCAGCGTCGCTGCCGGGTTGGATCCGGAGGCCGCCCGGCAGTGGAGTGTTGCCCGGGAGGTGGAGAACGCCCTCGGATATGCGTCCAGCCCGCGCCACTTCGGAGACCTTGCCCGTTCCCTGTGGGTCGCAAGTACTCTCACCGGCAAAACCCTCGGCGACCTCCCCAAGCCCCATGATCTCCCTGATCCCGGCGCCTCCGCGGACTAG
- a CDS encoding TSUP family transporter produces the protein MISGFESIQLTTLILIVVAGFAAGWVDAVVGGGGLIQLPALLLVPGITPVQALATNKMGSIFGTTTSAVTYYRRVGPDLKTAVPMAVIALAGSFGGAILAASLPASVFKPIIVVALIAVAVFTALRPSAGELTALRHDGHKHYVVACLIGAVIGFYDGLIGPGTGSFLVIALVSAMGYAFLEASAKAKIVNMATNAGALIFFLPHGSLLWGVGLVLGLANMAGGYLGARTAVARGSGFVRVVFLIVVAALIIKLGMDVWNENFAA, from the coding sequence GTGATTTCCGGCTTCGAATCAATCCAGCTCACCACTCTCATCCTGATTGTGGTGGCTGGATTCGCCGCCGGCTGGGTGGATGCCGTGGTAGGGGGCGGGGGACTGATCCAGCTCCCCGCCCTGCTGCTGGTTCCAGGCATCACGCCGGTTCAGGCTTTGGCCACCAATAAGATGGGGTCGATTTTCGGCACCACTACCAGCGCCGTGACGTACTACCGGCGTGTGGGACCGGACCTCAAGACGGCTGTGCCCATGGCGGTCATCGCGTTGGCGGGAAGCTTCGGCGGAGCCATCCTGGCTGCATCGCTGCCGGCCAGCGTGTTCAAGCCCATCATCGTGGTGGCATTGATCGCCGTCGCCGTTTTCACAGCATTGCGACCCAGTGCCGGTGAGCTGACTGCCCTCAGGCACGACGGCCATAAGCACTACGTCGTAGCCTGCCTCATCGGTGCCGTAATTGGCTTCTACGACGGCCTCATTGGCCCCGGCACCGGCTCTTTCCTGGTGATCGCCCTGGTTTCGGCCATGGGCTACGCCTTCCTCGAAGCCAGCGCCAAGGCCAAGATCGTCAATATGGCCACCAACGCCGGCGCGCTGATCTTCTTTCTTCCCCACGGCTCTTTGCTATGGGGCGTGGGGCTTGTCCTGGGCCTTGCCAACATGGCAGGTGGCTATCTTGGCGCCCGCACCGCCGTAGCCCGGGGCAGCGGTTTTGTGCGCGTTGTGTTCCTGATTGTCGTGGCGGCGTTGATCATCAAGCTCGGCATGGACGTCTGGAATGAGAACTTCGCCGCCTGA
- a CDS encoding ABC transporter permease, whose protein sequence is MTFATAARVLGQLRHDHRSVGLILVVPALLLAAVYFLFENENLPPGFPRTFDRVGLMMLAIFPFVVMFLVTSITMLRERTSGTLERLLTTPIHKADLLFGYAIAFSIMAALQSVVATAVAYWIFNLDIKGSPGFVVLIAVINAVLGVALGLLCSAFARTEFQAVQFMPVVVVPQILLCGLFVAREDMNQVLERISGVLPLTFSVDALKEIAGNTEATAAMWQDAAVMGGIVVGVLVLASLTLRRQTR, encoded by the coding sequence ATGACCTTTGCCACGGCCGCCCGCGTCCTTGGACAGCTGCGGCACGATCACCGCAGCGTCGGCCTCATCCTCGTGGTCCCCGCGCTGTTGCTCGCAGCCGTCTACTTCCTCTTCGAAAACGAAAACCTGCCACCGGGGTTTCCACGCACCTTCGACCGCGTGGGGCTGATGATGCTCGCCATCTTTCCGTTCGTGGTGATGTTCCTGGTCACCTCCATCACCATGCTCCGCGAACGGACCTCCGGAACGTTGGAGAGGCTGCTGACCACTCCCATCCACAAGGCCGACCTCCTGTTCGGCTATGCGATTGCCTTTTCCATCATGGCCGCGCTGCAGTCCGTAGTGGCAACGGCTGTGGCTTACTGGATCTTCAACCTCGACATCAAGGGGAGTCCGGGATTCGTGGTGTTGATCGCCGTCATCAACGCCGTGCTCGGCGTAGCCCTTGGCCTGCTGTGTTCGGCCTTTGCCCGCACCGAGTTCCAAGCAGTGCAGTTCATGCCCGTAGTAGTGGTCCCGCAGATCCTGCTCTGCGGCTTGTTCGTAGCCCGTGAGGACATGAACCAGGTCCTGGAACGGATCTCAGGGGTCCTGCCGCTGACGTTTTCCGTAGACGCGCTAAAGGAAATTGCCGGTAACACCGAAGCGACTGCGGCGATGTGGCAAGACGCCGCGGTGATGGGCGGGATCGTGGTGGGTGTCCTCGTCCTGGCCTCGTTGACGTTGCGCAGGCAGACCCGATGA
- a CDS encoding YciI family protein translates to MTVFAVEYVYVADSGALRDEARPAHRAWLAELAEEGTLLASGPYGDGAGALLIFKSVDEAGLNDLLKQDPFAEAGVIAGIRSTEWSPIIGVLAAHAS, encoded by the coding sequence ATGACTGTTTTCGCTGTTGAGTACGTATATGTTGCCGATTCAGGCGCACTGCGCGACGAAGCCCGCCCCGCGCACCGCGCCTGGCTCGCTGAACTGGCCGAGGAAGGCACGTTGCTGGCCAGTGGCCCCTACGGTGACGGCGCCGGCGCCCTCCTGATCTTCAAGTCAGTGGACGAGGCCGGCCTCAACGATCTCCTCAAGCAGGATCCGTTTGCCGAAGCAGGCGTGATTGCCGGCATCCGCAGCACCGAGTGGTCCCCCATCATCGGCGTCCTGGCTGCCCACGCGTCCTGA
- a CDS encoding aspartate dehydrogenase domain-containing protein, whose amino-acid sequence MALGVALIGSGAIGSRIAELLDAGTAPGVSLTGVVPHGDAGTGFSFADALESADVVVECAGVAAVAEFGPRTIRAGKDLLVTSIGALCEPVLRTTLLEGGPGRTFLTTGALGGLDAITAARAGGTIHRITLESRKLPAALVQPWMDGGTKERLLGTTGPLELLRGGPAELIKAFPKSTNVVSALALAAGSWDVVEAVLIADPAAHRTAHHVVAETSLGTFDICVTNEASPGNPASSALVPHAVVRGLKSLANASGTFI is encoded by the coding sequence ATGGCACTTGGAGTTGCACTGATCGGATCCGGGGCCATCGGCTCGCGCATCGCGGAACTGCTCGACGCCGGGACCGCCCCTGGCGTCAGCCTCACCGGAGTGGTTCCCCACGGCGATGCAGGTACCGGCTTCAGTTTCGCCGACGCCTTGGAGTCCGCTGATGTGGTGGTCGAATGCGCAGGCGTCGCCGCAGTTGCCGAGTTCGGGCCACGCACCATCAGGGCCGGCAAAGACCTGCTGGTAACTTCGATCGGTGCATTATGCGAACCCGTGCTGCGTACCACCCTGCTGGAGGGAGGTCCCGGCCGGACTTTCCTCACCACCGGCGCCCTGGGCGGACTGGACGCCATCACGGCCGCCCGCGCAGGAGGAACCATCCACCGCATCACCTTGGAATCGCGGAAACTTCCCGCAGCCTTGGTGCAGCCTTGGATGGACGGCGGGACCAAGGAACGGCTCCTTGGAACTACCGGCCCGTTGGAGCTTCTGCGGGGCGGGCCGGCCGAGCTGATCAAGGCGTTCCCCAAATCCACCAATGTGGTCTCCGCGCTCGCCCTGGCAGCAGGCAGCTGGGACGTGGTGGAGGCGGTCCTTATTGCGGATCCTGCCGCACACCGGACCGCCCACCATGTGGTTGCCGAAACCAGCCTGGGTACGTTTGATATCTGTGTCACCAACGAGGCATCCCCCGGCAACCCGGCGTCGAGCGCTTTGGTTCCCCACGCCGTCGTCCGCGGTTTGAAGTCGCTGGCCAACGCCAGCGGAACATTTATCTGA